From Actinopolymorpha cephalotaxi, one genomic window encodes:
- a CDS encoding aminotransferase-like domain-containing protein, whose product MQNPVSLDHLVRQLGVPASRMPAYVWLADRLNLLVAEGRLTPGATLPAERAMATALGLSRTTVVRGLALAEAQGIVAARRGAGRTVRSPRRRSSAFEPLEPGLGGPEGDQLDLRSSQMPPVDGIGEAMRHATESTLARLTPGGYHTAGIPELREAICAHYASRGLPTTPDQVLVTTGAVNGVHLAVRALAGPGRRVVVENPCYPNTVRTIAFAGSRSSPVDTEDDDAGHAMAHALTNSDAPCALLIPEFQNPTGRLMGEQARSRVLRAARRRGVALVVDETLVATNWRELEMPSPLTARGVTTVLVGSMSKSHWAGLRIGWVRAPRRVVDLISHQRLGADLGAPLHAQVLAADLLARPLPHQRWKRVADNHDLLLRELRTRLRTWRIDPVDGGLNLWCRLPAPKSEQLVRAAGSRGLLLATGHVFSPGGHGWGARLRLPFTAHSDDLVRAAGILAEVAGEHL is encoded by the coding sequence GCGCCACGCTGCCCGCCGAACGGGCCATGGCCACGGCACTGGGACTGTCCCGGACGACGGTCGTACGAGGTCTGGCCCTCGCGGAGGCGCAGGGCATCGTGGCGGCTCGCCGTGGGGCGGGCCGCACGGTGAGGTCTCCCAGGCGCCGATCCTCGGCGTTCGAGCCACTCGAGCCCGGACTCGGCGGTCCGGAAGGTGATCAGCTCGACCTGCGCTCCAGTCAGATGCCACCGGTGGACGGCATCGGCGAGGCGATGAGACACGCCACCGAGTCGACGCTCGCCCGGCTGACGCCGGGCGGCTACCACACCGCCGGCATCCCCGAACTGCGCGAGGCGATCTGCGCTCACTACGCATCACGGGGACTGCCCACCACGCCGGATCAGGTGCTGGTGACGACCGGCGCGGTCAACGGCGTGCACCTCGCCGTCCGGGCGCTGGCCGGCCCGGGCCGCCGCGTCGTGGTCGAGAACCCCTGCTACCCGAACACGGTCCGCACCATCGCGTTCGCCGGATCTCGTTCGTCGCCCGTCGACACCGAGGACGACGACGCCGGACACGCGATGGCGCACGCCCTGACGAATTCGGATGCTCCCTGTGCGCTCCTCATTCCCGAGTTCCAGAATCCCACCGGGCGCCTGATGGGCGAGCAGGCGCGGTCCCGCGTGCTGCGCGCCGCGCGCCGGCGCGGCGTCGCGTTGGTGGTAGACGAGACGTTGGTGGCGACCAACTGGCGCGAGCTGGAGATGCCGTCCCCCCTGACCGCCCGGGGGGTGACCACCGTGCTCGTCGGGTCCATGAGCAAGTCCCACTGGGCAGGGCTGCGCATCGGCTGGGTACGAGCGCCGCGACGGGTGGTCGACCTGATCTCCCACCAGCGTCTCGGCGCGGACCTCGGGGCACCCCTGCACGCTCAGGTGCTGGCCGCGGACCTGCTTGCTCGCCCCCTGCCGCACCAGCGATGGAAGCGGGTGGCCGACAACCATGACCTGCTGCTCCGGGAGCTGCGCACCCGCCTTCGGACCTGGCGGATCGATCCGGTCGACGGCGGCCTCAACCTCTGGTGCCGCCTACCTGCCCCGAAGTCCGAGCAACTGGTGAGGGCGGCGGGCAGCCGAGGGCTTCTCCTGGCCACCGGGCACGTCTTCTCGCCCGGAGGGCACGGCTGGGGAGCCCGGTTGCGGCTGCCGTTCACCGCGCACTCCGACGATCTCGTCCGAGCGGCCGGAATCCTCGCCGAGGTCGCCGGCGAGCACCTCTGA
- a CDS encoding Gfo/Idh/MocA family protein, producing MQKVRIGVVGVGSIAALHLKAYQANPRVELVAVADINADRAKSVAKQWGAARAYSDAAELFADPDVDAVSICTWNNTHAELAIAAVEAGKHVLVEKPMSRTYAEAQRLEDVTNAHDRVVQVGFVRRHSANCRVLKSFIEAGDLGDIYYAKASCIRRMGNPGGWFANKAISGGGPLIDIGVHVIDLCWYLMGTPRVTSVSANTYEKLGNRSNITTLPRYQVADYDPTKNDVEDMANALIRFENGASLIMDTSFSLHATSDSLNVSVYGDKGGADLEPKLQIASEKHETLLKVTPQIGFESFDLDDGFGNEIENFVAACLGEAESVAPAWQGAEMMKILDGVYTSAAQGKEVQL from the coding sequence ATGCAGAAGGTAAGGATCGGCGTCGTCGGCGTCGGTAGCATCGCGGCCCTTCACCTGAAGGCCTACCAGGCCAACCCGCGCGTCGAACTCGTCGCGGTCGCCGACATCAACGCCGACCGGGCGAAGTCGGTCGCCAAGCAGTGGGGTGCCGCCAGGGCCTACAGCGACGCGGCCGAGCTGTTCGCCGACCCCGACGTCGACGCGGTGAGCATCTGCACCTGGAACAACACCCACGCAGAGCTGGCGATCGCGGCGGTCGAGGCCGGCAAGCACGTGCTGGTGGAGAAGCCGATGAGCCGTACCTACGCCGAGGCGCAGCGGCTCGAGGACGTGACGAACGCGCACGACCGCGTTGTCCAGGTGGGTTTCGTCCGGCGGCACTCCGCGAACTGCCGGGTGCTGAAGTCGTTCATCGAGGCCGGCGACCTCGGTGACATCTACTACGCCAAGGCCAGCTGCATCCGCCGGATGGGCAACCCCGGTGGATGGTTCGCCAACAAGGCGATCTCCGGCGGCGGCCCGCTGATCGACATCGGCGTGCACGTGATCGACCTGTGCTGGTACCTCATGGGGACCCCGCGGGTGACGTCGGTCAGTGCGAACACCTACGAGAAGCTGGGCAACCGGTCCAACATCACCACCCTGCCGCGGTACCAGGTGGCCGACTACGACCCGACGAAGAACGACGTCGAGGACATGGCCAACGCCCTGATCCGGTTCGAGAACGGCGCGTCGCTGATCATGGACACGTCGTTCTCGCTGCACGCGACGAGCGACTCGCTGAACGTCTCGGTGTACGGCGACAAGGGTGGCGCGGACCTCGAGCCCAAGCTGCAGATCGCCTCGGAGAAGCACGAGACGCTGCTGAAGGTGACGCCGCAGATCGGGTTCGAGTCCTTCGACCTCGACGACGGTTTCGGCAACGAGATCGAGAACTTCGTCGCCGCCTGCCTGGGCGAGGCCGAGAGCGTCGCGCCGGCGTGGCAGGGCGCGGAGATGATGAAGATCCTGGACGGCGTCTACACCTCCGCCGCCCAGGGCAAGGAAGTCCAGCTCTAG